A part of Terriglobales bacterium genomic DNA contains:
- the kdpC gene encoding potassium-transporting ATPase subunit KdpC — protein MKNNLLTALWMTIATTILLGIIYPLVVTGIAQLVFPAKANGQLIQRDGTIIGSRIIGQPFTGPAYFHSRPSAAGNGYDAANSGGTNLGPTNHKLIDRVQQDAAALSAGNSGKPIPIDLVTTSASGLDPNISLAAADFQIARVARERGISEDQLRGLIATHTAGRQLGFLGEVRVNVLELNLDLDSKHPLQEHTSR, from the coding sequence ATGAAAAATAATTTGCTCACTGCCCTCTGGATGACCATCGCGACCACCATACTGCTAGGTATCATCTACCCGCTGGTAGTCACCGGCATCGCGCAACTTGTGTTTCCTGCTAAGGCCAATGGCCAATTGATCCAGCGCGACGGAACCATCATCGGGTCGCGGATCATCGGCCAGCCCTTCACTGGTCCGGCATATTTCCATTCTCGACCCTCGGCAGCGGGAAATGGTTACGATGCTGCGAACTCAGGTGGCACGAACCTGGGGCCGACCAACCATAAGCTGATTGACCGCGTACAACAGGACGCCGCTGCGTTGTCGGCCGGGAATTCGGGAAAGCCTATCCCAATCGATCTGGTCACCACCTCTGCCTCTGGCCTGGATCCCAACATTTCTCTTGCGGCTGCGGATTTCCAGATCGCCCGCGTGGCACGCGAACGCGGAATCAGCGAAGATCAGCTCCGCGGACTGATCGCTACCCACACTGCAGGCCGGCAGCTTGGATTTTTGGGGGAGGTCCGCGTGAACGTCCTTGAGCTGAACCTTGACTTGGATTCAAAACACCCACTGCAGGAGCATACTTCGAGGTAA
- a CDS encoding SBBP repeat-containing protein encodes MGRAPGYTVFFTSSSALLVVPLPDKQGLATIGFVPVGPGRMSRRRVVGEHQLPTRSNYLRRRHSAADIRGIPSYARVHYENVAPGVVFEYYSRNGRLEYDIAAAPRSHLRDIAVKILGASNISVDHNGDLVVQTPAGQFLQHKPLAYQQVGSTRVLIPARYRLLSGNKVGFSLAPYNHDKQLVIDPVLTYSTYIGGSTQTSDGVSSAATSLGSGIGIDASNNVYVSGFTTAVDFPITPGAYDSTISQPCTRSNGCYSADEFIAKFSPSGKLLYSTFLGPGVGDGNFQPHSDPPLAVDAVGNAYIASTGLPCDDCFQSEVSIEKLDPTGSRLLYSYQYNLEGDASANAVAVDSAAHLYVAGNWNQDAGPASPPGSQIGSATNCYILKLDTTKSGSSSVDYTTLIGVAGSTGTGISGIAIDNSGHAYVAGPTDSPNFPHTTQYGTGSNSFVMKLNTSGSSYLYSVIVGGAITNAIAVDQSGNAYLTGQGLRSGFPTTSNASQSSFGGGTSDAFLLKLSSTGGLAYATYIGGGGEESGTAVAVRYGYPAISGSTNSTNFPVTANAFQRTNAGTWNAFIDFRHNDSNLTRFYSTLLGGNKQDWSTGVALDTGLNAYVTGSATSDRFPVTSNAYQATLRGAQDAFLSKIVIAGDLAMKLTQSSSSVAQGSNLTYTARVSNNGPDTSSGLVLKDVLPSRSTFVSYTITAGSCSHPAVGSTGTVACSLNSLPKGALWTLTLTSTVHSAKGSSITDTAQVSAKTQDLSPGNNKASATTAVF; translated from the coding sequence TTGGGACGAGCGCCTGGTTACACGGTATTTTTCACCTCTTCCTCTGCGCTGTTGGTAGTTCCTCTTCCGGACAAACAAGGTCTCGCGACGATCGGCTTTGTGCCGGTCGGTCCCGGCCGTATGTCGCGGCGGCGCGTTGTGGGTGAACATCAGCTACCTACGCGAAGCAATTATTTGCGCCGTAGGCACTCCGCCGCAGATATAAGAGGTATCCCAAGTTACGCTCGGGTTCACTACGAAAACGTTGCTCCTGGAGTTGTGTTTGAGTATTACTCACGCAATGGGCGACTAGAATATGACATTGCTGCTGCTCCGCGCTCACACCTGAGAGATATCGCTGTTAAGATCCTTGGCGCCAGCAACATCTCCGTTGATCACAATGGAGATCTCGTAGTGCAGACGCCGGCAGGCCAGTTCCTCCAACATAAGCCCTTGGCTTATCAACAAGTCGGCAGTACGCGCGTGCTAATTCCGGCTCGCTACAGACTCCTGAGCGGCAACAAAGTCGGGTTTAGTTTGGCGCCATACAATCATGATAAGCAACTGGTCATTGATCCCGTTCTAACCTATTCAACTTACATAGGCGGGAGCACGCAAACCTCGGATGGCGTCTCGTCTGCAGCCACGTCTCTCGGTAGCGGCATCGGAATTGATGCCTCTAACAACGTCTATGTATCCGGATTCACGACTGCTGTGGATTTCCCCATCACCCCAGGTGCGTACGATTCCACCATTAGTCAACCCTGCACGCGCAGTAATGGTTGTTATTCCGCAGATGAATTCATTGCCAAGTTCTCTCCTTCCGGGAAATTGCTGTATTCCACTTTTCTTGGTCCCGGGGTCGGTGACGGGAATTTCCAGCCTCATTCGGATCCTCCACTGGCAGTGGATGCTGTTGGCAACGCTTATATCGCTTCCACAGGTTTGCCTTGCGACGATTGTTTCCAGTCCGAAGTTTCCATCGAGAAGCTGGATCCAACGGGCTCCCGGCTGCTCTACAGTTATCAGTACAACCTCGAGGGAGACGCGAGTGCCAACGCAGTAGCGGTCGATAGCGCGGCTCACCTGTACGTGGCTGGCAATTGGAACCAGGATGCCGGGCCAGCCTCTCCCCCGGGAAGCCAGATAGGAAGCGCGACCAATTGCTACATATTAAAACTCGACACCACTAAATCTGGCAGCTCATCGGTAGATTACACAACGTTAATCGGAGTCGCAGGCAGCACAGGTACCGGCATCAGTGGCATTGCCATTGATAACAGCGGTCACGCCTACGTCGCCGGTCCCACCGATTCTCCAAATTTTCCCCATACCACTCAATACGGCACTGGAAGCAACTCCTTCGTAATGAAGCTCAACACGAGCGGGAGTTCGTATCTGTACTCCGTAATAGTGGGTGGAGCAATTACCAATGCCATTGCAGTGGATCAATCTGGCAATGCATATTTGACGGGACAGGGCCTGCGCTCAGGATTTCCGACGACCTCGAACGCGTCTCAGTCTTCTTTTGGTGGCGGAACATCAGACGCCTTTCTGTTAAAGCTGAGTTCAACCGGTGGCTTGGCCTATGCGACCTACATCGGTGGCGGTGGCGAGGAGTCTGGAACAGCTGTGGCTGTTAGGTATGGTTATCCCGCAATCTCCGGTTCGACGAATTCAACCAACTTCCCGGTAACCGCGAACGCATTCCAACGCACTAATGCCGGTACGTGGAATGCATTCATTGACTTTCGTCACAATGACAGCAACTTAACCAGGTTCTACTCCACTCTCTTGGGAGGTAACAAACAGGACTGGTCGACTGGCGTAGCCCTCGATACCGGACTTAACGCGTATGTTACCGGAAGCGCCACGTCAGACCGCTTCCCCGTCACCTCCAATGCATATCAGGCAACGTTACGGGGAGCCCAAGACGCATTTCTATCAAAGATCGTTATCGCGGGGGACTTGGCAATGAAACTTACGCAATCCTCCAGTTCGGTGGCGCAGGGCTCGAATCTCACCTACACTGCCCGAGTGTCCAATAATGGCCCGGATACCTCCTCTGGGCTCGTCCTCAAGGATGTTCTTCCGAGTAGGTCGACCTTCGTCTCTTACACGATCACCGCTGGAAGCTGTTCCCACCCAGCCGTCGGTAGCACCGGGACTGTGGCCTGCAGCCTGAATTCTTTGCCAAAGGGAGCGCTGTGGACGCTCACCCTAACCAGTACCGTTCATTCCGCGAAAGGAAGTTCTATAACCGATACCGCCCAGGTGAGCGCAAAAACTCAGGATTTGTCACCTGGAAACAACAAGGCGAGTGCTACCACGGCTGTGTTTTAG